The Carettochelys insculpta isolate YL-2023 chromosome 18, ASM3395843v1, whole genome shotgun sequence genome window below encodes:
- the FOXN4 gene encoding forkhead box protein N4 has product MIESDITSMMSGIIRNSGQNHHPLQQEYRFVKPSQLSEDDLPSDLQSLSWLTSVDVPRLQQMASGRADFSISSQDTMLQHTGPVQGNMHSTGAPGAMINVQASVPQGILGLNTITSHGGNMIQYPGGGQPSPSVQSQRPLFPAPHSQPVFAIAQNAQQCNPPAIYSSPYGPQPHYSQPRLAPHAAQEVHPKHYPKPIYSYSCLIAMALKNSKTGSLPVSEIYSFMKEHFPYFKTAPDGWKNSVRHNLSLNKCFEKVENKMSGTSRKGCLWALNPAKIDKMEEEMQKWKRKDLAAIHRSMANPEELDKLITDRPETCRRPSKQADPEVSTLSRMAASHGRIAISKLQPQAMTLSLQSVPLHHRLQTQARMAPDSPAPAQTPPLHSLPDMNQSPLPHHPVSRAPADFLNVTADLGTEVDALDPSIMDFALQGNIWEEMKDDSFSLDTLGAFSNSPLQLSDCDLAMARLPPVSNGNDYSFSDVQVTGLYTTYATLDNVTSSQYMNGPGNKPIALL; this is encoded by the exons cccagctgagtGAAGATGACCTTCCAAGCGATTTGCAGTCCTTGTCATGGCTGACCTCTGTCGATGTTCCTCGCTTACAACAGATGGCTAGTGGAAGGGCAGACTTCAGCATCAGCTCTCAGGATACGATGCTGCAGCATACAG GTCCTGTGCAAGGTAATATGCATTCAACAGGTGCTCCAGGAGCAATGATTAATGTGCAGGCCAGTGTGCCCCAGGGAATTCTGGGACTGAATACGATTACATCGCATGGAGGAAAT ATGATCCAGTACCCAGGGGGAGGGCAGCCATCTCCTAGTGTACAATCTCAGCGCCCACTTTTCCCTGCTCCTCATTCACAGCCAGTGTTTGCCATCGCGCAGAATGCACAACAG TGCAACCCACCTGCAATATACAGCTCACCCTATGGCCCCCAACCTCACTATTCTCAGCCTCGCCTTGCTCCTCACGCTGCTCAGGAAGTCCATCCAAAACATTACCCCAAGCCCATCTACTCCTACAG CTGCTTGATTGCAATGGCCTTAAAGAACAGTAAAACGGGCAGCCTCCCAGTGAGCGAAATCTACAGCTTCATGAAGGAGCACTTCCCCTACTTCAAG ACAGCGCCCGATGGGTGGAAGAACTCCGTGCGCCATAACCTCTCCCTGAACAAGTGCTTTGAGAAAGTGGAGAATAAAATGAGCGGCACCTCACGCAAAGGCTGCCTGTGGGCCCTCAACCCGGCCAAGATCGACAAGATGGAAGAAGAGATGCAGAAATGGAAGAGGAAGGACTTGGCTGCTATTCATAGGAGCATGGCCAATCCAG AGGAATTAGATAAACTCATCACTGACCGACCGGAGACCTGCAGGCGGCCTAGCAAGCAGGCAGACCCCGAAGTGTCCACTCTGAGCCGCATGGCCGCCTCCCATGGCCGAATTGCAATCTccaagctgcagccccaggccatgACACTCTCCCTGCAGTCTGTGCCATTGCATCACCGGCTCCAGACTCAGGCTCGCATGGCCCCAGACTCACCAGCGCCTGCCCAGACGCCTCCTCTCCACTCTCTGCCTGACATGAACCAGAGTCCTCTTCCTCACCATCCCGTGAGCCGTGCACCCGCGGACTTCCTGAATGTGACAGCAGATCTCGGCACTGAAGTGGACGCTCTTGATCCAAGCATCATGGACTTCGCATTGCAAG GAAATATATGGGAAGAAATGAAAGATGACAGCTTCAGTCTAGATACCTTGGGTGCCTTCAGCaattctcctctgcagctctcagACTGTGATCTGGCCATGGCTAGACTCCCCCCTGTCTCAAATGGTAATGACTATTCCTTCTCAGACGTCCAGGTCACAGGCCTCTACACTACTTACGCCACACTGGATAACGTCACCTCATCCCAATACATGAACGGTCCAGGTAACAAGCCCATTGCTCTACTTTAA